In the genome of Stigmatopora nigra isolate UIUO_SnigA chromosome 7, RoL_Snig_1.1, whole genome shotgun sequence, the window AAGCCCAGTCCCACCATCAGGGCCCCCGCCTCTCCACCGCGCCCGCCTTCCTTCTGCTCCTGCGCTCTCCGTCTTTGGCGCAATCGCTGCCTCTCGCAGCTATTCCTGGGCTGACGCATGAAGAGCAAGGCGGGCAACTTGTTGAGGAAGACCACCTTGACCCACGGGGGCATGGTGTGTGTGGTGGGTGAGCGGTGATGTACGTTGAGTACGCACACACTGGTGACGATGGAGAAGGTGACCAGGACCATGGTGAACATCAGGTATTTTCCTACCAGGGGGACATCCAGAGATGTGGGGGGCACAATCTTGGAGATCAGTAGCAGGAAGACAGTGAGCGCAAGGAGCACGGAAATGCACAGCGTCATCTTTTCGCCGCAATCGGACGGCAGGTAGAAGACCAGGATGGCAAGCGAGGTGATAAGCACGCAGGGAATAATGAGGTTGATGGTATAAAACAGGGGCTTGCGGCGGATGATGAAGTCGTATGTGATGTCTACGTAGGCCGGGTCCGCCGGGTTCTCGTTCCGCCGACCTGGCAGGGCAATGATGTCCCACTCGCCGCTCGGTGTGAAGTCGTCCATACTGGCGACGTCGGCGCGTAGCACCAAGTCGATCTCGGTGCGGTCGTAGGTCCACGAACGGAAGCGTAGTGTACAGTTCTGCTGGTCGAAGGGGAAATGTTTGACCTCGATCTTGCAGGCTGATTTGTAGATGGCAGGTGGTAACCAGAAGATACTGCCGTCATATGAGACCACCGCGTTGGAGTAGAACGACACTTCGTACACGCCGTCGGCGCTGAAACAGAGGCAGCGAAATGGTAAGAATAAACgtctatccatccattttccagAAGTGCATTTACAGAGTTGTGACAACGATGAGACGAAAAGGTCAATTAAAAAGGAATACGTGAAGGAACATGACATGCGAGTTAATTACCGTTGAGTGCAAGTTGATTGTTATGTGCAAATGTGGGCATAATTACCTTGCACTATTATAATTAATTTCTCGGCCAAAAACCATGCAGGTAAAAAAAGTCTCCATAAAGTGCATTGCCTTCCACATGAAGTTCTTCTTAATGATAGGGTTGGAAATCCCATTGAACTGATCTTTTGGCATAAATTGAAGCCGCCTATTAAGACTCTTTTTATCATCTTCTCTACCACAAAGGTCACTGAATTTTGGGCAGGAGGCAGGGACACTTTGAActggttgccaaccaatcacCACACACAAATAGAAGACCTATAATACTCACAGTCACACCCAGAGACATTTTAGAAGCATTAATCAATCTAGTATGCATTCTTTTAACTTTTGAAATTTGGAAATCTAAATAAAACTGATGgagtgtcattttttggggggcaagcAGGAGCTTTCATTTCGGGGAATGAGTGAAACGCACTGTACGACACATAATCTATTATTATTAACTTTAAAGTGTTTTAAGGACAGACAAGGTAATTCAAGAGTTACCTGCATGAATACTTCTCATTTGGCaactgatgtgtgtgtgtgtgtgcatgccgAAGAGttgatttatttacttttctATACGCTAATTTTTTGAACACTCACTTATTGTAGAGCACCACGTCAGGTAGCCAGATGTGTTTGGAGGGCAGCCTGACCTTCATCATGCCGTCAAACTCCTCGGGGACCCAAGTCAGACGATAGTCCTGCCACTCCTAAAAGtcagtttaaaaacaacaacacacaacGTCACTCATCAACACTGTGGGGACATCTTGAGAAGAGGTGAGAGTTAAGAGTCTGTCTCTACTTCTTTAAATCATCACTTGGTGCTCGCTGCCAGAGTGACGAGGCCACACAACGACAAAGCAATTCTCTTGATTAAATTGTGACCAGGGCTAGTCTTGAACTTAAAGACCAATGCACACACATTGATATGGATGACACTGAAATGGACCTTCATGTAAATATTTCCGTTCCCTACTGACACTGCAACTTGCTTTTATATTGTGGTATAGCATTTATGTGTTGTTTATCTTCATGAAATCACAAACAATATTTCTGGATTGTTAAAAAAGAGGGATTATTTACTTTAGTGGGGAAAAAAcccaatatatttaaattttacaaagcCAAGTGGCCTGTTTTGCCCATATGAGATGGAAATTTTATCAACTTCACAGGCAGCCTTTAACTTCAGCTTCTCAATGCTGggtttagtcatattttttatttatttatttgtataagcAGCATGGTTGTAAACCTGCTACAGACATAAGTGCCTTGGTAAAACCTTTAGTGTatcctactgtttttttttaatacaactgGATTAAATTTACCTGATCATTAAGTTGGTGGTTAATTAAATGCCTTCATGTTTGCAAAATAAACCTTGCTTGTTAATTTAATGTTAGACTTAATTGCAGTCAGTTAAGTGGATTGAACATTGAATCAATGAGTCAGCTAGTGATCATTAAATCAGAGTAGACTAGTATGTTGTTGTTGGCCTTAAATAATGTGTTCTTAtttcagtggaaaaaaataattttgtaaaaaatacttttctgatTGCCTCAAAATCCCACTGACAGCAATATGTTGCAGTCATAAATACCTCCTTGACAAAGAAGCAGATAATTTGTGTATGGGTGTATCAATATTCTACCAATTTTTAAAGCTCCCTTTTTCATAACATGACAGATTTTGAGATTGTTACGGCTCAGGCACTG includes:
- the chrnb2 gene encoding neuronal acetylcholine receptor subunit beta-2, translating into MLRMRMTMMLEESWLLMLLLALLAIARGSLGADTEERLVEHLLNPAHYNKLIRPATNGSELVTVQLMVSLAQLISVHEREQVMTTNVWLTQEWQDYRLTWVPEEFDGMMKVRLPSKHIWLPDVVLYNNADGVYEVSFYSNAVVSYDGSIFWLPPAIYKSACKIEVKHFPFDQQNCTLRFRSWTYDRTEIDLVLRADVASMDDFTPSGEWDIIALPGRRNENPADPAYVDITYDFIIRRKPLFYTINLIIPCVLITSLAILVFYLPSDCGEKMTLCISVLLALTVFLLLISKIVPPTSLDVPLVGKYLMFTMVLVTFSIVTSVCVLNVHHRSPTTHTMPPWVKVVFLNKLPALLFMRQPRNSCERQRLRQRRRAQEQKEGGRGGEAGALMVGLGLGSATGGTSTAVFAKEDGDPCTCYVNRASVKKFGGDLASTGGGSMDGINRVRENREGGSGTRGKQAAGGQALTQAILAQACPGFDEAVEGVRFIANHMKSEDDDQSVSEDWKYVAMVIDRLFLWIFVFVCVFGTLGMFVQPLFQNYTAKTIHMPG